In Aegilops tauschii subsp. strangulata cultivar AL8/78 chromosome 3, Aet v6.0, whole genome shotgun sequence, one genomic interval encodes:
- the LOC109777585 gene encoding uncharacterized protein: MIDHQRAEEMQVNNEAPPGCLKPNISQYNPQEHRGGIEGFPENNEKKNDSIAADKVWGASPLPNQGFSRPFYRQEFYAWPHVYSDYQILRQPQPYGLDNQFYQINRDTCFPIERRVQFPLKMLPQGYPHDAQLQEFQYFVVIDFEATCDKENNPHPQEIIEFPSVLVNSATGQLEASFQTYVRPAYHQNLTDFCKELTGIQQIQVDRGVPLSEALLMHDKWLEDKGIKHKNFAVVTWSNWDCRVMLESECRFKRIRKPPYFNRWINLKVPFQEVYGGVRCNLKDAVQLAGLTWEGRAHCGLDDARNTARLLALLMHRGFKFSITNSLVWQQPAPQAITCQPSPSPDRSPDLTLLQQHKAKEMLGPHLHAHPYAGKAAGQVCFCGAPSRPNTVRKPGPMQGRHFYGCGNWTVTRRAICTFFAWAS, encoded by the exons ATGATTGATCACCAACGCGCAG AGGAAATGCAAGTTAATAACGAGGCACCTCCAGGGTGTCTCAAGCCAAATATTTCTCAGTATAACCCTCAAGAACATAGAGGTGGCATTGAAGGATTTCCTGAGAATAATGAAAAAAAGAATGATAGTATTGCAGCAGATAAAGTATGGGGGGCATCTCCTCTCCCAAATCAAGGATTTAGCAGACCCTTCTACCGCCAGGAATTTTATGCCTGGCCGCATGTTTATTCTGATTACCAAATCCTGCGGCAGCCACAACCTTATGGACTTGACAATCAGTTTTATCAGATAAATAGGGATACCTGTTTCCCCATTGAGAGAAGAGTTCAGTTCCCCTTGAAGATGCTCCCTCAAGGTTACCCTCATGATGCACAACTTCAGGAATTTCAATATTTTGTGGTTATTGACTTTGAAGCAACCTGTGACAAGGAGAATAACCCACATCCACAAGAGATCATTGAGTTTCCATCTGTCTTGGTTAACAGTGCAACGGGACAATTAGAAGCTTCCTTTCAAACATATGTTCGACCAGCATATCATCAAAATTTGACTGACTTCTGCAAGGAGCTTACTGGTATACAACAGATTCAG GTGGACAGAGGTGTACCTCTAAGTGAAGCCTTGCTCATGCATGATAAATGGTTAGAGGACAAAGGAATAAAGCACAAGAACTTCGCTGTTGTGACCTGGTCCAACTGGGATTGCCGTGTGATGCTGGAATCAGAATGCAGGTTCAAGAGAATCAGGAAGCCCCCTTATTTCAACAG GTGGATCAACTTGAAGGTCCCTTTCCAGGAAGTCTATGGGGGTGTTCGGTGCAACTTGAAGGATGCAGTTCAGTTGGCTGGTCTGACATGGGAGGGTCGTGCCCACTGTGGGCTTGACGACGCTCGCAATACTGCTCGCCTCCTTGCGCTGTTGATGCACCGGGGATTCAAGTTCTCCATCACCAACTCGCTTGTGTGGCAGCAACCTGCCCCGCAGGCAATAACGTGCCAGCCATCCCCATCCCCTGACCGGTCTCCAGACCTCACCCTGTTGCAGCAGCATAAGGCAAAGGAGATGTTGGGACCTCATCTCCATGCTCACCCATATGCCGGCAAGGCCGCTGGACAGGTCTGCTTCTGCGGAGCGCCGAGCAGGCCGAACACTGTACGCAAACCGGGTCCGATGCAGGGAAGGCATTTCtatggatgcggcaactggaccGTCACGAGGCGGGCCATATGCACGTTCTTTGCATGGGCGTCGTGA